One region of Sphingomonas abietis genomic DNA includes:
- a CDS encoding secondary thiamine-phosphate synthase enzyme YjbQ, with product MRQASGTLRLDSHGQGLLEFTEAVLAWVEESGMSEGLLTLFCRHTSASLLIQENAAREVKADIQDYFAAIAPEDPRRYRHDDEGPDDMPAHLRTALTAVQLSIPVRDGRPVLGTWQGIYLFEHRRRPHRREVAVHLIGE from the coding sequence ATGAGGCAGGCCTCGGGCACGCTGCGCCTCGACAGCCATGGCCAGGGCCTTCTCGAGTTCACCGAGGCGGTGCTGGCATGGGTCGAGGAGAGCGGCATGTCCGAGGGCTTGCTGACCCTGTTCTGCCGCCACACCTCTGCCTCGCTGCTGATCCAGGAGAATGCGGCGCGCGAGGTGAAGGCGGACATCCAGGATTATTTCGCCGCGATCGCGCCGGAAGACCCGCGCCGCTACCGCCACGACGATGAAGGGCCGGACGACATGCCGGCGCATCTGCGCACCGCGCTGACGGCGGTGCAGCTGTCGATCCCGGTGCGCGACGGACGGCCGGTGCTCGGCACCTGGCAGGGCATCTATCTGTTCGAGCATCGCCGCCGCCCGCACCGTCGCGAGGTCGCGGTGCATCTGATCGGCGAATAG
- a CDS encoding MATE family efflux transporter produces the protein MDAESPVAPPTAAPGRGHGGRDLTSGPIARTLLLFALPTLAANILQSLNGSINAIWVGRSLGEVALAATSNSNLVMFLMLAAVFGFGLSATILVGQNMGRRDIEGARRAMGTAVGLFVIASVAIAIVGWLAAPAILALLATPPDATPLAAAYLRVIFIALPPLFLVTILTMGMRGTGDAMTPFVIMILNVALDSGLNPVFIRGLFGAPRMGIAGSATATCIAAWISLVVLVVLIYARDLTIRLRGAELRWLLPDPALLGVIVAKGIPIGLQMFVISFAGLAMMGLINHAGVDVVAAYGVTLQLWTYIQMPALAIGAAVSAMAAQNVGAGLWNRVDGITRWGIIVNLAVTAALILLVTLVDRPVLSLFLGGSSPALPIARHIQLVASWSFLMFGVTLVIFGTVRANGSVIAPLVILFVAMFPVRLGAVFALRPLIGNEAFWWTMPLSSFASMLMAIGYYRAGGWRTLHMKITSPREARA, from the coding sequence ATGGATGCCGAATCACCCGTAGCGCCGCCGACCGCGGCACCGGGCAGGGGCCATGGCGGGCGCGACCTGACCAGCGGGCCGATCGCCCGCACCTTGCTGCTGTTCGCGCTGCCGACGCTCGCCGCCAATATCCTCCAGTCGCTAAACGGCTCGATCAACGCGATCTGGGTCGGGCGATCGTTGGGCGAAGTCGCGCTGGCGGCGACCTCCAATTCCAATCTCGTGATGTTCCTGATGCTGGCGGCGGTGTTCGGCTTCGGCCTCTCCGCGACGATCCTGGTCGGTCAGAATATGGGGCGCCGCGATATCGAGGGCGCGCGTCGCGCGATGGGCACGGCGGTCGGCCTGTTCGTGATCGCATCGGTGGCGATCGCGATCGTCGGCTGGCTCGCCGCGCCGGCGATCCTGGCGCTGCTGGCGACGCCGCCGGACGCGACGCCGCTCGCCGCCGCCTATCTGCGCGTGATCTTCATCGCCCTGCCGCCCTTGTTCCTCGTCACCATCCTGACGATGGGGATGCGCGGCACCGGTGACGCGATGACGCCGTTCGTGATCATGATCCTCAACGTCGCGCTCGACAGCGGGCTGAACCCGGTCTTCATCCGCGGCCTGTTCGGCGCACCGCGGATGGGCATCGCCGGCTCCGCCACGGCGACCTGCATCGCCGCCTGGATCAGCCTGGTCGTGCTGGTCGTGCTGATCTACGCGCGCGACCTGACCATCCGCCTGCGTGGCGCCGAATTGCGCTGGCTGCTCCCCGATCCGGCGCTGCTCGGGGTGATCGTCGCCAAGGGCATTCCGATCGGCCTCCAGATGTTCGTCATCTCCTTCGCCGGGCTGGCGATGATGGGGCTGATCAACCATGCCGGGGTGGACGTGGTGGCCGCCTATGGCGTCACCCTCCAGCTATGGACCTACATCCAGATGCCGGCGCTCGCGATCGGCGCGGCGGTCTCCGCCATGGCGGCGCAGAATGTCGGCGCCGGCCTGTGGAATCGGGTCGACGGCATCACCCGCTGGGGGATCATCGTCAATCTCGCCGTCACCGCCGCGCTGATCCTGCTGGTGACGTTGGTCGATCGGCCGGTGCTGTCGCTGTTCCTCGGCGGATCGAGCCCGGCGCTGCCGATCGCGCGGCATATCCAGCTCGTCGCGAGCTGGTCCTTCCTGATGTTCGGCGTCACCCTGGTGATCTTCGGCACCGTCCGCGCCAACGGATCGGTGATCGCGCCGCTGGTGATCCTGTTCGTCGCGATGTTCCCGGTGCGGCTGGGCGCGGTGTTCGCGCTGCGGCCGCTGATCGGCAACGAGGCCTTCTGGTGGACGATGCCGCTGTCCTCCTTCGCCTCGATGCTGATGGCGATCGGCTATTATCGCGCCGGCGGCTGGCGGACGCTCCACATGAAGATCACGAGCCCGCGCGAGGCGAGGGCGTAG
- a CDS encoding diacylglycerol/lipid kinase family protein, giving the protein MRGFGLCPSVTSPLPRSAALFVNAKSRKGRQSFEEARRLIEAAGIELSIARAIRKPSTMPACVRQAVADGVAMVIIGGGDGSISCSVDHVVGSDTVFAVLPLGTANSFARTLGIPLDLAGAVDVIAHGQARRIDLGMIDQDYFANCATLGIAPQIAKTVPHGLKAWLGRPGYLLWAAYKLARFKAFRLTVDTGDAIETLDAVEVRIANGPYHGGVELVDEAAVDSGQIVVQVVIGETRWSLVWSWLLSALRHRERRRTTREFEGQAIRLSTPRPMPISIDGEVLAKTPVTARVARRAILVAAPTPSPRAGS; this is encoded by the coding sequence GTGCGCGGCTTCGGGCTCTGTCCGTCGGTGACCAGCCCCCTTCCCCGCAGCGCCGCGCTCTTCGTCAATGCCAAGTCGCGCAAGGGCCGGCAATCCTTCGAGGAGGCCCGCCGGCTGATCGAGGCGGCGGGGATCGAGCTCAGCATCGCCCGTGCCATCCGCAAGCCGTCGACCATGCCGGCCTGCGTGCGGCAGGCGGTGGCGGACGGCGTGGCGATGGTCATCATCGGCGGCGGCGATGGCTCCATCTCCTGCTCGGTCGATCATGTCGTCGGCAGCGACACCGTCTTCGCGGTGCTGCCGCTCGGCACCGCCAACAGCTTCGCGCGGACGCTGGGCATCCCGCTCGATCTCGCCGGCGCGGTCGACGTGATCGCCCATGGCCAGGCGCGGCGGATCGATCTCGGCATGATCGACCAGGATTATTTCGCCAATTGCGCCACGCTCGGCATCGCGCCGCAGATCGCCAAGACGGTGCCGCACGGCCTCAAGGCGTGGCTGGGGCGGCCCGGCTATCTGCTATGGGCGGCCTACAAGCTGGCGCGGTTCAAGGCGTTCCGGCTGACCGTGGACACCGGCGACGCCATCGAGACACTGGATGCGGTGGAAGTCCGCATCGCCAACGGCCCCTATCATGGCGGGGTCGAGCTGGTCGACGAGGCCGCGGTCGATTCGGGCCAGATCGTGGTCCAGGTCGTGATCGGCGAGACCCGCTGGAGCCTGGTATGGAGCTGGCTGCTCTCCGCCCTGCGTCACCGCGAACGGCGGCGCACCACCCGTGAATTTGAAGGCCAGGCGATCCGGCTCTCGACGCCCCGGCCGATGCCGATCTCGATCGACGGCGAGGTGCTGGCGAAAACCCCGGTGACGGCGCGGGTCGCCCGCCGCGCCATCCTCGTCGCCGCGCCTACGCCCTCGCCTCGCGCGGGCTCGTGA
- a CDS encoding mechanosensitive ion channel family protein — protein MRDPIGWPTLAGSEAGIWTRYMLVAVVAILAAGLIHAALTFVLKRAAARTKTQADDIIIRRLRGPTRWVFAVSALMIAQPAMQLGPTGLEWWHFLAGLLTPALIGWLAIALLAAGNDIVQDRTDITVADNLRARRRRTRFGILYRIGFFVILVITICLMLMSIPAVRTVGVTLAASAGIGALAVGAAAQPALKNIIGGIQMAFSEPIRIDDVVIVDGEWGKIEEINLTFVVVRIWDDRRLVVPVAKFMEENFQNWTRRTSDLLGTTFLHVDRTADVPRLRRKLTEIVSNDPLWDGRVCGLQVTDSFPWHIELRCLMSAADAPRSFDLRCNVREAMTAYIAAEMPEAIPRQQDRIEFVGARAS, from the coding sequence ATGCGCGATCCGATAGGCTGGCCGACGCTGGCCGGCTCCGAAGCGGGCATATGGACCCGCTACATGCTGGTGGCGGTCGTCGCCATTCTGGCGGCCGGGCTGATCCATGCCGCACTGACCTTCGTCCTGAAACGTGCCGCTGCGCGCACCAAGACGCAGGCCGACGACATCATCATTCGCCGCCTGCGCGGGCCGACGCGCTGGGTCTTCGCGGTGAGCGCGCTGATGATCGCCCAGCCGGCGATGCAACTCGGCCCGACCGGGCTGGAATGGTGGCATTTCCTGGCGGGCCTGCTGACGCCGGCGCTGATCGGCTGGCTGGCGATCGCGCTGCTCGCCGCCGGCAACGACATCGTACAGGATCGCACCGACATCACGGTGGCCGACAATCTGCGCGCGCGGCGCCGGCGGACGCGGTTCGGCATCCTCTATCGCATCGGTTTCTTCGTGATCCTGGTGATCACCATCTGCCTGATGCTGATGTCGATCCCGGCGGTGCGGACGGTCGGCGTGACGCTCGCCGCATCCGCCGGCATCGGCGCGCTGGCGGTGGGCGCGGCCGCGCAGCCCGCGCTCAAGAACATCATCGGCGGCATCCAGATGGCCTTTTCGGAGCCGATCCGGATCGACGATGTGGTGATCGTGGATGGCGAGTGGGGCAAGATCGAGGAGATCAACCTCACCTTCGTGGTGGTGCGGATCTGGGACGATCGCCGGCTGGTGGTGCCGGTCGCCAAGTTCATGGAGGAGAATTTCCAGAACTGGACACGGCGGACCTCCGATCTGCTCGGCACCACCTTCCTCCACGTTGATCGCACGGCCGACGTGCCGAGGCTGCGGCGCAAGCTCACCGAGATCGTTTCCAACGATCCGCTGTGGGACGGGCGCGTCTGCGGCCTCCAGGTGACGGACAGCTTCCCCTGGCATATCGAACTGCGCTGCCTGATGAGCGCCGCCGACGCGCCACGATCGTTCGATCTACGCTGCAACGTGCGGGAAGCGATGACCGCCTATATCGCTGCGGAAATGCCCGAGGCGATCCCGCGCCAGCAGGACAGGATCGAATTCGTCGGGGCGAGGGCGTCCTAA
- the otsA gene encoding alpha,alpha-trehalose-phosphate synthase (UDP-forming), with product MEFDPMSRLIVISNRVSAPKGQSGAQGGLAVAFQAALREYRGIWFGWSGEPTDEFTGQINFQRSEGVTTATVDLEAQDIDEYYNGYANRTLWPLFHYRIDLAEFERGFEDGYQRVNERFADTVRPLIEQDDVVWVQDYHMIPLGHELRKRGCNNRMGFFLHIPWPPRRLLSSLPHAAELVTTLLAYDVIGFHTDEWLEAFRDYVTLDLGATMSEDGTIHLGDRSVKAIACPIGIDTKEFVEAATSTSARLTYRRMRDSADGRDLIVGVDRLDYSKGLEERFLGYERFLVDHPEQRKEVFLLQIAPPSRGEVGSYQRIRATLDALSGRINGAYADIDWVPIRYVNQGFPRHVLAGIYRAARIGLVTPLRDGMNLVAKEYVAAQDPEDPGVLILSRFAGAAEQMKDAVLVNPYSAEEMSDAIVQALAMPKDERIRRWRALMDGIEEKDVLWWRRRFTQELMGDDDSLAVAEQDKGA from the coding sequence ATGGAATTCGATCCGATGAGCCGCCTGATCGTCATCTCGAACCGCGTGTCCGCACCCAAGGGTCAATCCGGCGCGCAGGGCGGCCTCGCCGTCGCCTTCCAGGCGGCGCTGCGCGAGTATCGCGGCATCTGGTTCGGCTGGTCTGGCGAACCCACCGACGAGTTCACCGGCCAGATCAATTTCCAGCGTTCCGAGGGCGTCACCACCGCCACCGTCGACCTCGAGGCGCAGGACATCGATGAATATTATAACGGCTACGCCAACCGGACGCTGTGGCCGCTGTTCCACTATCGCATCGATCTCGCCGAGTTCGAGCGCGGGTTCGAGGATGGCTATCAGCGCGTCAACGAGCGCTTCGCCGATACCGTCCGCCCGCTGATCGAGCAGGACGATGTGGTGTGGGTGCAGGATTATCACATGATCCCGCTCGGCCACGAGCTGCGCAAGCGCGGCTGCAACAACCGCATGGGCTTTTTCCTCCACATCCCGTGGCCGCCGCGCCGCCTGCTGTCGTCGCTGCCCCATGCCGCGGAGCTGGTGACGACCCTGCTCGCCTATGACGTGATCGGCTTCCACACCGACGAATGGCTCGAGGCGTTCCGCGATTATGTGACGCTCGATCTCGGCGCGACCATGTCCGAAGACGGCACCATCCACCTCGGCGATCGATCGGTGAAGGCGATCGCCTGCCCGATCGGCATCGACACCAAGGAATTCGTGGAGGCCGCCACCTCGACGTCCGCGCGGCTCACCTACCGCAGGATGCGCGATTCCGCCGATGGGCGCGATCTCATCGTCGGTGTCGACCGGCTCGATTACTCCAAGGGTCTGGAGGAACGCTTCCTCGGCTACGAGCGCTTCCTGGTCGATCATCCCGAGCAGCGGAAGGAGGTGTTCCTCCTCCAGATCGCGCCGCCATCCCGCGGCGAAGTCGGCAGCTATCAGCGCATCCGTGCCACGCTCGACGCGCTCTCAGGCCGCATCAACGGCGCCTATGCCGATATCGACTGGGTGCCGATCCGCTACGTCAACCAGGGCTTCCCGCGCCATGTGCTCGCCGGCATCTATCGCGCCGCGCGGATCGGGCTGGTGACGCCATTGCGCGACGGCATGAACCTGGTCGCCAAGGAATATGTCGCCGCGCAGGATCCGGAGGATCCCGGCGTGCTCATCCTCTCGCGCTTCGCCGGTGCCGCCGAGCAGATGAAGGATGCGGTGCTGGTGAATCCCTATTCGGCCGAGGAGATGTCCGACGCGATCGTCCAGGCGCTCGCCATGCCCAAGGACGAGCGGATTCGCCGCTGGCGTGCCTTGATGGACGGCATCGAGGAGAAAGACGTGCTGTGGTGGCGCCGTCGCTTCACCCAGGAACTGATGGGCGACGATGATTCGCTCGCCGTGGCGGAACAGGACAAGGGCGCCTAG
- the hemB gene encoding porphobilinogen synthase yields MTASFPALRLRRTRVAPWSRRMVAENVLTPADLIWPLFVAEGHGVEEPIATLPGVSRWSMDGIAARAREAQALGIPCIALFPNTPQHLRTPDGREALNPDNLICQAVKAIKDAAPDVGVLTDVALDPYTEHGHDGLVDEKGYVLNDETMDLLVQQALVQAEAGADIIAPSDMMDGRVAAIRATLEEGGHRNVQIMAYAAKYASAFYGPFRDAVGSRGRLKGDKSGYQMDHANAEEALREVAMDLAEGADTVMVKPGLPYLDIIRRVKERFEVPVFAYQVSGEYAMIEAAAAAGMGDRDALVLETLLAFKRAGCSGVLTYHAAHAARLMGA; encoded by the coding sequence ATGACCGCTTCCTTCCCCGCGCTTCGCCTGCGTCGCACCCGCGTCGCTCCCTGGTCCCGCCGCATGGTCGCCGAGAATGTGCTGACCCCGGCCGATCTGATCTGGCCGCTGTTCGTCGCCGAGGGGCATGGCGTCGAGGAGCCGATCGCGACGCTGCCCGGCGTCTCGCGCTGGTCGATGGACGGCATTGCCGCCCGTGCCCGCGAGGCGCAGGCACTCGGCATCCCGTGCATCGCGCTGTTCCCCAACACGCCGCAGCATCTGCGCACGCCGGACGGCCGCGAGGCGCTCAACCCCGACAATCTGATCTGCCAGGCCGTCAAGGCGATCAAGGATGCCGCACCGGACGTCGGCGTGCTGACCGACGTGGCGCTCGACCCCTATACCGAGCATGGCCATGACGGGCTGGTCGACGAGAAGGGCTATGTCCTCAACGACGAGACGATGGACCTGCTCGTCCAGCAGGCCTTGGTGCAGGCCGAGGCCGGCGCCGACATCATCGCGCCGAGCGACATGATGGACGGCCGCGTCGCCGCGATCCGCGCGACGCTGGAGGAGGGCGGCCATCGCAACGTCCAGATCATGGCCTATGCCGCCAAATATGCCTCGGCCTTCTACGGCCCGTTCCGCGATGCGGTCGGTTCGCGTGGCCGGCTGAAGGGCGACAAGAGCGGCTACCAGATGGACCATGCCAATGCCGAGGAGGCGCTGCGCGAGGTCGCGATGGATCTGGCAGAAGGCGCCGACACCGTGATGGTGAAGCCGGGCCTGCCCTATCTCGACATCATCCGCCGCGTGAAGGAGCGCTTCGAGGTGCCGGTGTTCGCCTATCAGGTGTCTGGCGAATATGCGATGATCGAGGCCGCCGCCGCGGCCGGCATGGGCGATCGTGATGCGCTGGTGCTGGAGACGTTGCTCGCCTTCAAGCGGGCCGGCTGCTCGGGCGTGCTGACCTATCATGCCGCCCATGCGGCGCGGCTGATGGGGGCGTGA
- a CDS encoding DUF885 domain-containing protein produces the protein MTQFHRRDLLAGAAAGGAIALLPAMASAAAGTADAAFRAQLDGFTDELLTLSPESATQLGLDHGKLAPLRARLSDNSEAGIAQGDAAIRSIHARLLKTDRATLSPSDQIRYDTVRYAAERGIDGTAFRYGGGAGAGFAGGTGPYVVSQQNGAVGSTPDFLVSAHDVTSKADAEAYVARVAAFARVIDQETARIKTQAAIGVMPPKFIADTTLGILKGFRATPAGEQTLVGNLATKTRKLGLSGYSERAQKIVETMVYPALDRQIAAFAASTADAPMTAGVQRLPDGEAYYAWALRLGTTTTHSPQEIHQIGLDQNEEIKARIDTILKAQGMTQGSVGERLQALNSDPKFLYPDTDQGRADLLAYLNERIAMVRPIMPRLSGLGLKADVIVKRVPPDIQDGAGLGYMNPAALDGSRPAIYYVNLKSTSLWPRYQLATLTAHEGIPGHTWQLGYLAEHHAEVPSISSLTGFNAFVEGWALYAEQLIDESGLYDHDPWSRIGYLQGQQFRACRLVADTGLHAMGWSRDKAVAFLATESGKGKGAATSEVDRYCASPGQACGYMMGHNEIVRLRDKTKAALGDRFTLPGYDDAVIKTGGVPLELLEGVIDRYIAEAKA, from the coding sequence ATGACCCAGTTTCACCGTCGCGACCTGCTGGCCGGCGCCGCGGCCGGAGGCGCGATCGCGCTGCTGCCCGCCATGGCGTCGGCAGCGGCCGGCACCGCCGACGCCGCATTCCGCGCGCAACTGGACGGTTTCACCGATGAACTGCTGACGCTTTCGCCCGAAAGCGCCACCCAGCTCGGCCTCGATCATGGCAAGCTGGCCCCGCTGCGCGCCCGGCTGTCGGACAATAGCGAGGCAGGGATCGCCCAAGGGGATGCCGCGATCCGATCGATCCATGCACGCCTGCTCAAGACCGATCGCGCCACGCTCTCGCCCAGCGACCAGATCCGCTACGACACGGTGCGCTATGCGGCCGAGCGCGGCATCGACGGCACCGCCTTTCGTTATGGCGGCGGCGCGGGCGCGGGCTTTGCCGGCGGCACCGGCCCCTATGTGGTCAGCCAGCAGAATGGCGCGGTCGGCAGCACGCCCGATTTCCTGGTCTCCGCGCATGACGTGACCAGCAAGGCCGATGCCGAGGCCTATGTTGCCCGCGTCGCCGCCTTCGCCCGCGTGATCGATCAGGAAACCGCGCGCATCAAGACGCAGGCCGCGATCGGCGTGATGCCGCCGAAGTTCATCGCCGACACCACTTTGGGCATCCTCAAGGGTTTCCGCGCGACCCCGGCCGGCGAGCAGACGCTGGTCGGCAACCTCGCCACGAAGACCCGGAAGCTCGGCCTGTCCGGCTATAGCGAGCGCGCGCAGAAGATCGTCGAGACGATGGTCTATCCGGCGCTCGATCGCCAGATCGCCGCCTTCGCGGCATCCACCGCCGATGCGCCGATGACGGCGGGCGTGCAGCGCCTGCCAGACGGCGAGGCCTATTATGCCTGGGCGCTCCGGCTCGGCACCACGACCACGCACAGCCCGCAGGAGATCCACCAGATCGGGCTCGATCAGAATGAGGAGATCAAGGCGCGGATCGACACGATCCTGAAGGCGCAGGGAATGACCCAGGGCAGCGTCGGCGAGCGTCTGCAGGCGCTCAACAGCGATCCGAAATTCCTCTACCCGGATACCGATCAGGGCCGCGCCGATCTGCTCGCCTATCTCAACGAGCGGATCGCGATGGTGCGGCCGATCATGCCCAGGCTGAGCGGCCTTGGCCTCAAGGCCGACGTGATCGTCAAGCGCGTGCCGCCCGATATCCAGGATGGCGCCGGGCTCGGCTACATGAACCCCGCCGCGCTCGATGGCTCGCGCCCGGCGATCTATTACGTCAACCTCAAGTCGACCTCGCTGTGGCCGCGCTACCAGCTCGCCACCCTGACCGCGCATGAGGGCATTCCCGGCCACACCTGGCAGCTCGGCTACCTCGCCGAGCATCATGCGGAGGTGCCGTCGATCAGTTCGCTGACCGGCTTCAACGCCTTCGTCGAAGGCTGGGCGCTCTATGCCGAGCAGCTGATCGACGAGAGCGGCCTGTACGACCATGATCCGTGGAGCCGGATCGGCTATCTTCAGGGCCAGCAATTCCGTGCGTGCCGCCTCGTCGCCGACACCGGGCTCCATGCGATGGGCTGGAGCCGGGACAAGGCGGTCGCGTTCCTCGCCACAGAAAGCGGCAAGGGCAAGGGCGCGGCGACCAGCGAGGTCGATCGCTATTGCGCTTCGCCGGGCCAGGCCTGCGGATATATGATGGGCCATAACGAGATCGTCCGCCTGCGCGACAAGACGAAGGCCGCGCTCGGCGACCGGTTCACCCTGCCGGGCTATGACGATGCCGTGATCAAGACCGGCGGCGTGCCGCTCGAACTGCTCGAAGGCGTGATCGACCGCTACATCGCCGAGGCCAAGGCATGA
- a CDS encoding GNAT family N-acetyltransferase — MIETARLILRGWGDADGETFARVTNSPAVMMHLGGVAPAERLARLAAEQQALQARDGHCFWIVERKADRALLGFCGLEKGDVGPIAGEIEIGWRLREDAWGQGYAKEAAFASLAWGWAHLDAPRIMAITTPANRASWGLMERLGMTRRHDLDFGHPAFARDHPLSAHITYVADRPVH, encoded by the coding sequence ATGATCGAGACCGCGCGCCTGATCCTGCGGGGATGGGGCGATGCGGATGGTGAAACCTTCGCTCGCGTGACCAACAGCCCGGCGGTGATGATGCATTTGGGTGGGGTTGCACCCGCCGAACGGCTCGCCCGGCTGGCGGCCGAACAACAGGCGTTGCAGGCGCGGGATGGCCATTGCTTCTGGATCGTCGAACGCAAGGCGGATCGCGCGCTGCTCGGGTTTTGCGGACTGGAAAAGGGAGACGTCGGACCGATCGCGGGCGAGATCGAGATCGGCTGGCGCCTGCGCGAGGACGCCTGGGGACAGGGCTATGCCAAGGAGGCGGCGTTCGCCAGCCTCGCCTGGGGCTGGGCGCATCTCGATGCGCCGCGCATCATGGCGATCACCACGCCGGCCAATCGGGCGAGCTGGGGCCTGATGGAGCGGCTCGGCATGACACGCCGCCACGATCTCGATTTCGGCCATCCCGCTTTCGCGCGGGACCATCCGCTGAGCGCGCATATCACCTATGTGGCGGATCGCCCGGTGCATTAG
- a CDS encoding phage regulatory CII family protein: MIADAQPKHCEFAMLAYQLLVVEKLVSIEVAAESLGLTYATLHGRLNGRTRFRAGEIRQLIALVPDPRLLQFFADDSGFVLARRPDGTLDETVSIRLAVAHSVREAIDVMQVVVASLESGAYLDHRDRAAIMKEVKEAEGAMATVRMAVEKQPPLRG; this comes from the coding sequence ATGATCGCGGACGCACAGCCCAAGCATTGCGAGTTCGCGATGCTGGCCTACCAATTGCTGGTGGTGGAAAAGCTCGTCTCCATCGAGGTCGCGGCGGAGAGCCTTGGCCTGACCTATGCCACGCTCCATGGTCGGCTGAACGGCCGCACCCGGTTTCGCGCCGGGGAGATCCGCCAGCTGATCGCGCTGGTGCCCGATCCGCGCCTGCTCCAGTTCTTCGCCGACGACAGCGGCTTCGTGCTGGCCCGCCGGCCGGACGGAACGCTCGACGAGACCGTCAGCATCCGCCTCGCCGTCGCCCATTCGGTTCGCGAGGCGATCGACGTCATGCAGGTGGTGGTGGCCTCGCTCGAATCGGGCGCCTATCTCGATCATCGGGATCGCGCCGCGATCATGAAGGAAGTGAAGGAGGCCGAGGGCGCGATGGCGACCGTCCGCATGGCGGTCGAGAAACAGCCGCCGCTGCGAGGCTGA
- the fdhD gene encoding formate dehydrogenase accessory sulfurtransferase FdhD produces MTPARSFPFLRITPEGSRIGVDRPLAVETPIAIEVDGIGYAVMMATPDALDDFALGFCLSERLIDDVAQLLAVEPFEAERGILLRLSLAPAVRGRVMERVRHRLSESSCGLCGIENLEQALRPLPRIDPPGRVVPEEAMFAALAVLRDHQPLGRATGAVHAAACCDAAGAIGLIREDVGRHNAFDKLVGAMARTGHSWGDGFGITTARLSYELVEKAALAGCHTLVAVSAPTSLAVERAAEAGIRIVALARADAMLEARRPTY; encoded by the coding sequence ATGACACCTGCCCGTTCTTTCCCCTTTCTGCGGATCACGCCCGAGGGCAGCCGCATCGGCGTCGATCGGCCGCTGGCCGTCGAAACGCCGATCGCCATCGAGGTCGACGGCATCGGCTATGCCGTGATGATGGCGACACCCGATGCGCTCGATGATTTCGCGCTCGGTTTCTGCCTGTCCGAGCGACTGATCGATGATGTCGCCCAGCTGCTGGCCGTCGAGCCATTCGAGGCCGAGCGCGGCATATTGCTCCGCCTGTCCCTGGCGCCTGCGGTGCGCGGGCGGGTGATGGAGCGGGTGCGGCACCGCCTGTCCGAATCCTCCTGCGGCCTGTGCGGCATCGAGAATCTCGAACAGGCGCTCCGTCCCTTGCCCCGCATCGATCCGCCTGGTCGGGTCGTCCCGGAGGAGGCGATGTTCGCCGCGCTGGCGGTGCTGCGCGATCACCAGCCGCTCGGCCGCGCGACCGGCGCGGTCCACGCCGCCGCCTGCTGCGATGCGGCCGGGGCGATCGGGCTGATACGGGAGGATGTCGGCCGGCATAACGCCTTCGACAAGCTGGTCGGCGCGATGGCGCGGACGGGGCATTCATGGGGCGACGGGTTCGGCATCACCACCGCCCGCCTGTCCTACGAACTGGTCGAGAAGGCGGCGTTGGCCGGATGCCATACGCTCGTCGCCGTTTCGGCGCCGACCAGCCTCGCCGTCGAGCGCGCGGCCGAGGCGGGGATTCGCATCGTCGCGCTGGCGCGGGCGGACGCGATGCTGGAAGCGCGGCGCCCGACATACTAG